One Corynebacterium efficiens YS-314 DNA segment encodes these proteins:
- a CDS encoding ABC transporter ATP-binding protein produces MMEDVNDAATELQEDYNEDLLIDFQGVTFTRDNRNLVGPVDWQVELDERWVIIGPNGAGKTTLIRMASAEEFPSAGRARIMGELVGKTDMRDLRGMIGVSSSALGNRIPGDEKVSDLVVSAGYAILGRWREEYTEMDFNQATEILERVGALHLGDRTWGTLSEGERKRVLVARALMINPELLILDEPAAGMDLGGREDLVNYLGELALDPDAPAIVMITHHVEEIPTGFTHALLLDEGEIVAQGLIDQVLTDENLSTTFHQPIQVDRIGDRYFARRVRRARTRRAKS; encoded by the coding sequence ATGATGGAGGATGTGAATGACGCAGCGACTGAACTTCAAGAGGATTACAACGAGGATCTCCTCATCGACTTCCAGGGTGTGACCTTCACCCGCGATAACCGGAACCTCGTCGGCCCCGTCGACTGGCAGGTCGAACTGGACGAACGCTGGGTGATCATCGGGCCCAACGGTGCGGGCAAGACCACCCTGATCCGCATGGCCTCCGCCGAGGAATTCCCCTCCGCCGGTCGTGCCCGCATCATGGGGGAGCTCGTGGGAAAGACCGACATGCGCGATCTGCGTGGCATGATCGGCGTGAGCTCCTCCGCCCTGGGCAACCGGATCCCCGGGGATGAGAAGGTCAGTGACCTGGTGGTCTCCGCCGGTTACGCCATCCTCGGTCGCTGGCGTGAGGAGTACACCGAGATGGACTTCAACCAGGCCACGGAGATCCTCGAACGGGTCGGTGCCCTCCACCTCGGTGACCGCACCTGGGGAACCCTGTCCGAGGGTGAACGCAAGCGCGTGCTGGTTGCGCGTGCACTGATGATCAACCCGGAGCTGCTCATCCTCGATGAACCAGCCGCCGGCATGGATCTGGGCGGGCGTGAGGATCTGGTGAACTACCTCGGTGAACTCGCACTGGATCCGGATGCCCCGGCGATCGTGATGATCACCCACCATGTGGAGGAGATCCCCACCGGTTTCACCCACGCCCTGCTGTTGGATGAGGGAGAGATCGTCGCCCAGGGACTCATCGATCAGGTGCTTACCGACGAGAACCTGTCCACAACCTTCCACCAGCCGATCCAGGTGGACCGCATCGGGGATCGGTACTTCGCACGGCGTGTCCGCCGTGCACGGACCCGTCGCGCCAAGAGCTGA
- the glgB gene encoding 1,4-alpha-glucan branching protein GlgB, which produces MTPASANDLLIPEEDLNRLRHCHHHNPHGFYGWHATDDGSVIRTRQIGAEKVELVLGDTQIVMNPIGDDIFAIKLGNREAFDYRLRVTWPGQDPVVTADPYIFLPTLGEMDTYLISEGRHERLWDVLGANVKTYETTLGQVRGTAFAVWAPNAIGVAVIGGFNGWNASQHAMRSLGGSGIWELFIPNIGPGEVYKFAIQTREGHRRDKADPMARLAELPPATGSIVVESDYQWQDSEWMDKRAEIDTATTPMSVYEVHLGSWRWGRSYAELATELVDYVADLGYTHVEFMPVAEHPFGGSWGYQVSGYYAPTSRWGSPDELRKLIDAFHARGIGVIIDWVPAHFPKDDWALARFDGQALYEHPDWRRGEQKDWGTYVFNFGRSEVRNFLVANALYWLEEFHVDGLRVDAVASMLYLDYSREHGEWEPNVYGGRENLEAVQFLQEMNATVQRVHPGALTIAEESTSWPGVTAPTWDGGLGFSLKWNMGWMNDTLEYFSKDPIHRSFHHNELTFSLVYAFSERFVLPISHDEVVHGKGSLWNRMPGDTWNKAAGMRTLLAYMWAHPGKKLLFMGQEIGQRDEWSEAHELPWGVVEGWQGEYHEGISDLVRELNSTYKEVTALHQRDFSGEGFTWNKADDASNNILVFTRHGDDGSQALCVFNLSGTSQPEYQIGVSGGGSWRLVLNTDDEQYHGANNPLPETIEAEKIDRDGFPYTTTLHSPAMSAQFYVWEG; this is translated from the coding sequence ATGACCCCTGCTTCCGCGAATGACCTGTTGATCCCTGAAGAGGATCTCAACCGGTTACGCCACTGCCACCACCACAACCCCCACGGTTTCTATGGTTGGCATGCCACCGACGACGGCTCGGTGATCCGCACCCGCCAGATCGGCGCAGAGAAGGTCGAGCTGGTCCTGGGTGATACCCAGATCGTCATGAATCCCATCGGCGATGACATCTTCGCCATCAAGCTCGGCAACCGGGAGGCCTTCGATTACCGGCTACGGGTCACCTGGCCGGGACAGGATCCCGTGGTCACCGCCGATCCCTACATCTTCCTGCCCACCCTGGGGGAGATGGACACCTACCTCATCTCCGAGGGACGCCACGAGCGTCTGTGGGATGTACTCGGTGCGAATGTGAAAACCTATGAGACCACCCTGGGCCAGGTCCGTGGCACCGCCTTCGCGGTGTGGGCGCCCAATGCCATCGGTGTGGCCGTGATCGGTGGTTTCAATGGGTGGAATGCCTCCCAGCACGCCATGCGCTCCCTCGGTGGTTCCGGTATCTGGGAGCTGTTCATCCCCAACATCGGTCCCGGCGAGGTCTATAAGTTCGCCATCCAGACCCGGGAAGGCCACCGCCGGGACAAGGCCGACCCCATGGCGCGTCTGGCGGAGCTGCCACCGGCAACCGGATCCATCGTGGTGGAATCCGACTACCAGTGGCAGGACTCCGAGTGGATGGACAAGCGCGCGGAGATCGACACCGCCACGACCCCGATGAGTGTCTACGAGGTGCATCTGGGTTCCTGGCGCTGGGGCCGTTCCTACGCCGAGCTGGCCACCGAGCTGGTGGACTATGTCGCCGACCTCGGTTACACCCATGTGGAGTTCATGCCGGTCGCGGAGCACCCCTTCGGCGGGTCCTGGGGTTACCAGGTCTCCGGTTACTACGCCCCCACCTCCCGGTGGGGTTCACCGGATGAGCTGCGCAAGCTTATCGACGCCTTCCACGCCCGTGGCATCGGCGTGATCATCGACTGGGTCCCCGCCCACTTCCCCAAGGATGACTGGGCACTCGCCCGGTTCGACGGTCAGGCACTCTACGAACACCCGGACTGGCGCCGCGGTGAACAGAAGGACTGGGGCACCTACGTCTTCAACTTCGGTCGCAGTGAGGTCCGCAACTTCCTCGTCGCCAACGCCCTGTACTGGTTGGAGGAGTTCCACGTCGACGGGCTCCGCGTGGATGCCGTGGCATCCATGCTCTACCTCGACTACTCCCGTGAACACGGCGAGTGGGAACCCAATGTCTACGGTGGCCGGGAGAACCTGGAGGCCGTCCAGTTCCTCCAGGAGATGAACGCCACCGTGCAGCGAGTTCACCCGGGGGCACTGACCATCGCCGAGGAGTCCACCTCCTGGCCCGGTGTCACCGCACCCACCTGGGACGGTGGCCTGGGCTTCTCCCTGAAATGGAACATGGGCTGGATGAACGACACCCTGGAGTACTTCTCCAAGGATCCGATCCACCGCTCCTTCCACCACAATGAACTCACCTTCTCCCTGGTGTATGCGTTCTCGGAGCGTTTCGTCCTGCCGATCTCCCATGACGAGGTTGTCCACGGCAAGGGATCACTGTGGAATCGCATGCCCGGCGACACCTGGAACAAGGCCGCCGGCATGCGCACCCTGCTCGCCTACATGTGGGCACACCCGGGTAAGAAGCTGCTGTTCATGGGACAGGAAATCGGCCAGCGTGACGAGTGGTCCGAGGCCCATGAACTGCCCTGGGGTGTCGTTGAGGGCTGGCAGGGTGAATACCACGAGGGTATCTCCGACCTTGTCCGTGAACTCAACTCCACCTACAAGGAGGTCACCGCCCTCCATCAGCGGGACTTCTCCGGTGAGGGCTTCACCTGGAACAAGGCCGATGACGCCAGCAACAACATCCTGGTGTTCACCCGCCACGGTGACGACGGCTCCCAGGCGCTGTGTGTCTTCAACCTCTCCGGCACCTCCCAGCCGGAGTACCAGATCGGTGTCTCGGGTGGAGGTTCCTGGCGACTGGTGCTCAACACCGACGATGAGCAGTATCACGGAGCCAACAACCCGCTGCCGGAGACCATCGAGGCGGAGAAGATCGACCGGGATGGTTTCCCCTACACCACCACCCTGCACTCCCCCGCGATGAGTGCACAGTTCTACGTCTGGGAGGGCTAA
- a CDS encoding NUDIX hydrolase, which translates to MVMEGLGGRRLAATVLLVRDGNFEGKPTLEVYIQERVSTMPHFPRATVFPGGGVDPRDFPDFSAGHSPDIWKGPDALEWAQRLGTTPEVAYALVFAAVRELFEEAGTLLAEHRDAGELVQDASRYHSYRARLERHEISLTEMLTQEKLVIRTDLIVPFARWASPEGDKARFDTFSFIAVEPDGQHADGNTREASSTGYFPPDLVLEGWRAGLLRLVIPTWASLYELSQFTSTAELMDAAEDFDMTPVIDDAVRNPRYREFYELHRIERF; encoded by the coding sequence ATGGTGATGGAGGGATTGGGCGGTCGTAGACTGGCTGCCACCGTCCTGCTGGTCCGGGACGGTAACTTTGAGGGGAAGCCGACACTCGAGGTCTACATCCAGGAACGGGTGTCCACCATGCCGCACTTTCCCCGCGCCACGGTCTTTCCCGGTGGTGGCGTCGATCCACGTGACTTCCCGGATTTCTCCGCCGGGCACAGCCCCGATATCTGGAAGGGCCCTGATGCCCTGGAGTGGGCGCAGCGCCTGGGCACCACCCCGGAGGTCGCCTATGCCCTTGTCTTCGCCGCGGTGCGTGAACTCTTCGAGGAGGCGGGTACCCTGCTGGCGGAGCACCGCGATGCCGGGGAGCTGGTCCAGGATGCCAGCCGCTACCACTCCTACCGCGCCAGGCTGGAACGCCACGAGATCTCTCTGACCGAGATGCTCACCCAGGAGAAACTGGTCATCCGCACTGACCTCATCGTTCCGTTTGCCCGCTGGGCCAGCCCCGAGGGGGACAAGGCCCGGTTTGACACCTTTTCCTTCATCGCCGTTGAACCGGACGGCCAGCACGCGGACGGTAACACCCGGGAGGCATCCTCCACCGGGTATTTCCCACCCGATCTCGTCCTGGAGGGGTGGCGCGCCGGGCTGCTGCGACTGGTCATCCCGACCTGGGCATCGCTGTATGAACTCTCCCAGTTCACCAGCACCGCCGAGCTCATGGACGCGGCAGAGGACTTCGACATGACCCCGGTGATCGATGATGCCGTGCGCAATCCCCGCTACCGGGAGTTCTACGAACTGCACCGGATCGAACGCTTCTGA
- a CDS encoding alpha-1,4-glucan--maltose-1-phosphate maltosyltransferase has protein sequence MTGRLGIDDVRPQLLDKNPAKAVVGEIVPVSAIAWREGHDAISATLNVQGPAESSVAADPIQIPMRQTPGNQDQVNAFFVPDVPGTWTFRVDAWSDPMATWRHAVTTKIEAGQSASELYNDLEHGARLFERAAENLPEGERETLLDVAVSLRGDGNLRARIAPGISAETTQLLERYPLRELLTRGENLQVKVERRDALVNSWYELFPRSTGGWDANGNPVHGTFATTAKALDRVAAMGFDTVYFPPIHPIGEVNRKGRNNSLTPEPHDVGSPWAIGSKDGGHDAIHPELGTEEDFKKLLARAGELGLEVALDLALQAAPDHPWAKEHPEFFTVLPDGTIAYAENPPKKYQDIYPLNFDNAPEKIYKEVYRVVKYWVDLGVTTFRVDNPHTKPANFWQWLISEIHETDPDVIFLAEAFTRPARLYGLAKIGFSQSYTYFTWKVSKEELTEFATEIAEMADISRPNLFVNTPDILHASLQHGGRAMFAIRAALAATMSPLWGVYSGYELFEHQAVKPGSEEYLDSEKYELRPRDFEAALETSDSLEPYITALNEIRRANPALQQLRNIHFHEADNDQIIVYSKVDALTGNTVLVVVNLDPRSAREATVNLDLTALGREPGATFEVRDAITGVTYTWGATNFVRLEPLKDVAHIFVLPELPAARRERLAWRQIDKYRA, from the coding sequence GTGACTGGTCGTCTCGGTATCGATGATGTTCGCCCCCAGCTTCTGGATAAGAACCCGGCGAAGGCGGTGGTCGGCGAGATCGTGCCTGTCTCTGCGATCGCCTGGCGCGAGGGCCATGACGCCATCTCCGCGACGTTGAATGTCCAGGGCCCGGCGGAATCCTCCGTGGCCGCCGACCCGATCCAGATCCCCATGCGGCAGACCCCCGGCAACCAGGACCAGGTCAACGCCTTCTTCGTCCCCGATGTTCCCGGCACCTGGACCTTCCGGGTCGATGCCTGGTCCGATCCGATGGCCACCTGGCGCCACGCCGTGACCACCAAGATCGAGGCCGGTCAGTCAGCCAGCGAGCTCTACAACGATCTCGAGCACGGTGCGCGCCTGTTCGAGCGCGCCGCGGAGAACCTGCCCGAGGGTGAGCGCGAGACGCTTCTCGACGTCGCGGTCTCGCTGCGTGGTGACGGCAACCTCCGCGCCCGCATCGCCCCGGGGATCTCCGCCGAGACCACGCAGCTGCTGGAGCGTTACCCACTGCGCGAACTGCTCACCCGGGGTGAGAACCTGCAGGTCAAGGTGGAGCGTCGCGACGCTCTGGTCAACTCCTGGTACGAGCTGTTCCCCCGCTCCACCGGCGGCTGGGACGCCAACGGCAACCCCGTCCACGGCACCTTCGCCACCACCGCCAAGGCCCTCGACCGCGTGGCCGCGATGGGTTTTGACACCGTCTACTTCCCCCCGATCCACCCGATCGGTGAGGTCAACCGCAAGGGCCGCAACAACAGCCTCACCCCCGAACCCCATGATGTCGGTTCCCCCTGGGCGATCGGCTCCAAGGACGGTGGCCACGACGCCATCCACCCCGAGCTGGGCACCGAGGAGGATTTCAAGAAGCTGCTGGCCCGCGCCGGGGAACTCGGCCTCGAGGTCGCCCTCGACCTCGCCCTGCAGGCGGCGCCCGACCACCCGTGGGCGAAGGAGCACCCGGAGTTCTTCACCGTACTGCCGGACGGCACCATCGCCTATGCGGAGAACCCCCCGAAGAAGTACCAGGATATCTACCCCCTCAACTTCGATAACGCCCCGGAGAAGATCTACAAGGAGGTCTACCGTGTGGTGAAGTACTGGGTGGACCTGGGTGTCACCACCTTCCGCGTGGACAACCCCCACACCAAGCCCGCCAACTTCTGGCAGTGGCTGATCTCCGAGATCCACGAGACCGACCCCGATGTCATCTTCCTCGCCGAGGCCTTCACCCGCCCGGCGCGCCTGTACGGCCTGGCCAAGATCGGTTTCTCCCAGTCCTACACCTACTTCACCTGGAAGGTCTCCAAGGAGGAGCTCACCGAGTTCGCCACCGAGATCGCCGAGATGGCCGACATCTCCCGCCCGAACCTGTTCGTCAACACACCGGACATCCTCCACGCCTCCCTGCAGCACGGGGGCCGCGCGATGTTCGCCATCCGTGCCGCGCTGGCCGCCACCATGTCCCCGTTGTGGGGCGTGTACTCCGGTTATGAACTCTTCGAGCACCAGGCCGTCAAGCCCGGTTCGGAGGAGTACCTGGATTCGGAGAAGTACGAACTGCGCCCGCGTGATTTCGAGGCCGCGCTGGAAACCAGTGACTCCCTGGAGCCCTACATCACCGCCCTCAACGAGATCCGTCGTGCCAACCCCGCCCTGCAGCAGTTGCGCAACATCCACTTCCATGAGGCGGATAATGATCAGATCATTGTCTACTCCAAGGTCGACGCTCTCACCGGCAACACCGTCCTGGTGGTGGTGAACCTGGATCCACGGTCCGCCCGTGAGGCCACGGTCAATCTGGATCTGACCGCCCTGGGCCGGGAACCCGGCGCCACCTTCGAGGTCCGTGACGCGATCACCGGGGTCACCTACACCTGGGGTGCCACCAATTTCGTCCGCCTGGAACCACTCAAGGATGTGGCCCACATCTTCGTCCTCCCGGAGCTGCCGGCAGCACGTCGTGAGCGTCTGGCCTGGCGTCAGATCGACAAGTACCGCGCATAG
- a CDS encoding class I SAM-dependent methyltransferase, which produces MSFNADEVRFLIDNLPDIDAATGDLALTKKTMISDVAALRARFGEHGRAVAELAGARRSVAGKLPVDWLMCHDSAQQATPMQVSGVRARRLVTALGEGTTAVDVTCSIGTEGHAVGQVGMGYIGSDLDQARLLMARYNLGGGVDKHPPHLLRADALAPAVTGADVIIADPARRAGGRRITDPAQLLPPLPDLLTAWEGHAMAVKCAPGLDFSGWTGLVSLVSVDGGVKEACLYTPDLADGETREAVILRGDRMDRITDALDDAPGEQLAREPGEFIIDPDGAVVRAGLVRHYAVREGLWMLDERIAYLTGDRIPAGTSGFRFIEQVPLKKLKGALTAHGAGSVEILVRGVDVDPDQLRKKLGLKGDRAMSVVITRIGSAGVALVCGAREWNG; this is translated from the coding sequence ATGAGTTTCAACGCTGATGAGGTGCGCTTCCTCATCGACAACCTCCCGGACATCGATGCCGCCACGGGCGATCTGGCGCTGACGAAGAAGACCATGATCTCGGATGTGGCCGCACTGCGTGCCCGATTCGGCGAACACGGCAGGGCGGTGGCGGAACTGGCCGGGGCACGTCGTTCGGTGGCGGGCAAACTACCCGTCGACTGGCTGATGTGCCATGATTCCGCGCAGCAGGCCACCCCGATGCAGGTTTCCGGGGTCCGGGCCCGGCGTCTGGTGACAGCACTGGGGGAGGGGACCACCGCCGTGGATGTCACCTGCTCCATCGGTACGGAGGGACATGCCGTCGGGCAGGTCGGTATGGGGTATATCGGCTCCGACCTCGACCAGGCTCGTCTGTTGATGGCGAGATACAACCTGGGTGGGGGCGTCGACAAGCACCCGCCGCACCTGCTGCGTGCCGACGCCCTGGCACCCGCGGTGACCGGCGCCGATGTGATCATCGCCGACCCCGCACGCCGGGCGGGCGGGCGACGCATCACCGACCCAGCCCAGCTGCTGCCCCCGCTGCCGGACCTGCTCACCGCGTGGGAGGGCCATGCGATGGCGGTGAAATGCGCGCCCGGTCTGGATTTCTCCGGATGGACCGGTCTGGTCAGCCTGGTCAGCGTGGACGGTGGGGTGAAGGAGGCCTGCCTGTACACCCCTGATCTGGCCGACGGGGAGACCCGTGAGGCGGTGATCCTGCGGGGCGATCGGATGGACAGGATCACCGATGCCCTCGACGATGCGCCCGGCGAACAGCTGGCACGCGAACCGGGGGAGTTCATCATCGACCCTGACGGTGCCGTGGTGCGCGCCGGGTTGGTGCGCCACTATGCGGTGCGTGAGGGTCTGTGGATGCTGGATGAACGCATCGCGTATCTGACTGGTGACCGGATCCCGGCCGGCACCAGTGGGTTCCGGTTCATCGAGCAGGTACCCCTGAAGAAACTGAAGGGTGCTCTGACTGCACACGGGGCGGGATCCGTGGAGATCCTCGTGCGGGGTGTGGATGTGGACCCGGACCAGCTGCGGAAGAAGCTGGGTTTGAAGGGGGACCGGGCGATGTCCGTGGTGATCACCCGCATCGGTTCTGCCGGGGTGGCACTGGTGTGTGGGGCCCGCGAATGGAACGGGTGA